ATCAGGGCTTTAATTTAGCAGGAGTTTATGATGTATTTGGATATAGAGCAAATAAATTTGAACCAGATATTAAAAAAGCTTTAGAAGATGTAAAAGATTCTCCCACAATTTTATTAGCTCACCAACCTAAATATATCAATGAACTTAATAATCAAAATATTGACTTAGTCCTAAGTGGACATACTCATGGAGGACAAATTGTTCCTTTTAATTTACTAGTTAGACTTGCACAACCATACATAAAAGGTCTACACCAACATAATCCAAAAACCCAAATTTATGTAAGTAAAGGAACAGGCTTTTGGGGACCACCTATGCGACTAGGTGCTAGTTCTGAAATTACATATTTAAAACTCACTTCTTAGTTTATCATAACTATACTCTTTCTTTTAAAAACTAATTAATATTAAATAAAATACATTAGTATTAATTTTATTAACTATTATCTTAAATAAAATTATTACTTGTTGCTATCTACTTGCAACTAAAATATACTATAATAACCTTAAAATACAAATTTCTAAAAGGATTACATATGGCTGATAAAGAAATTTTATTGGATTCAAATTCATTTATTGTTTCAGAAACTGATGAAAAAGGCATTATTAGATATGCTAATGATGAATTTTGTGAAATAAGTGATTACTCTTTGGAAGAACTTATTGGCAAACCCCACAACTTACTTAGACATAAAGATATGCCCAAAGAGGCATTTGAAGATTTATGGAAAACAATTCAAAATGGTAATATATGGAAAGGTTTTGTAAAAAATAGAACGAAAAATGATGATTATTATTGGGTATATGCCACAGTATATCCACTTACTTTAAGTGATGGAAGTAAAGGATATATGTCATGTAGAAAAGTTGCATCAAGAGATGAAATAAAAAAAGCTATAAAACTTTATAGCACTATGAAATAAGGATATCCCCATGAATATTATAGAAAATGCCTCAATTAAAAAAAGACTTTTTTTAATCTTTATTATTCCCCTCTTAGCAATTATTTTATTATCCTCTTTAGTTATTTATGATCATTATCAAGATTATAAAAATTATAAAAAATTAGAAATAATGATAAATCTTAATTCAAATATATCACAACTTCTCCATGAATTACAAAAAGAAAGAGGAGCAAGTGCTGGATATATTGGAAGTAAAGGTGCAAAATTTTCTGATATATTAAAAAGTCAAAGATTAGTTACTGATACAAAAATTAAGAACTTGAAAAATTACATAAAAGAAAAAGAAGTCAATAAAATAATAGATGTAGATGGTATCAATGACATAAATAAGATTTTTCAAGAATTAGGCAACATTGGTTCCACTAGAACAAATGTTGATGATTTTAAAATAGAGTTAAATACTGCTGTTACTTATTATTCAAATATAAATTCATCTTTACTTTATTTGACAACATTTGCTTTTAAAGATTCTAAAGATACGAAACTTTCAACTCAAGCAATGGCATTTTATGAGTTTTTAGAAGCGAAAGAGTTAGCAGGATTAGAAAGGGCAATTGGTTCTGCAATATTTAGCTCAAAAGAGCTAGATGTAAACCTAAAAAGCAAATTTATTTCATTAATTGCTATGCAAAAAACATATCTTAATGAATTCCATAATTTTGCCAATAAAAAACTACTGAGCATCGAAAAAGAGACCATAGATAAAAATATTTTTGATGAAGTAAATAAAATGCGAGAAATAATTATTTCAGACACAGCAGGTAGTCATACCAAAGTTAAGCCAACTTATTGGTTTCAAACTATAACAAAAAAAATAAATCTTCTTAAACAAACTGATGACCTACTCTCAAAAGAGATATTAAAAGAGGCCATAGAAAAGAAATCTGCAGGATTAAATAATTTTATTTTATATGTTGTAATTGTATTAATTATTGTTCTAATTATAACTTTTTTAGGTGTATATATTAGTAAAACAATTAAAGATGCAGTTTTAAAAATAAGAGAAGGAATTAAAGAATTTTTTGATTTTATGAATAGAAAAGCAAATATAGTAAATGAAATTGATATAAAATCAAAAAACGAATTTGGAGAAATTGCTTCTTTTATAAATGCAAGTATAAAATCTTTGCAAAAAGAGCTAGATGCAGATACAAAATGTGCAGGAGAAGCAATTTTAGTTTTACACAAATTACAAGAGGGATATTTAAATTATCAAATTCTTTCAGCTCCAACAAATCCACAAATAAGAACTTTTGCATTGACTGTCAATAGAATGCTTGTTAATCAACAAAAAGTCATGAGCAATATCTTAGAGGAATTAGAAAAATATACAAACTATAACTATCTATCAAAATTATCAGATCAAAAT
This portion of the Arcobacter nitrofigilis DSM 7299 genome encodes:
- a CDS encoding PAS domain-containing protein gives rise to the protein MADKEILLDSNSFIVSETDEKGIIRYANDEFCEISDYSLEELIGKPHNLLRHKDMPKEAFEDLWKTIQNGNIWKGFVKNRTKNDDYYWVYATVYPLTLSDGSKGYMSCRKVASRDEIKKAIKLYSTMK
- a CDS encoding methyl-accepting chemotaxis protein — encoded protein: MNIIENASIKKRLFLIFIIPLLAIILLSSLVIYDHYQDYKNYKKLEIMINLNSNISQLLHELQKERGASAGYIGSKGAKFSDILKSQRLVTDTKIKNLKNYIKEKEVNKIIDVDGINDINKIFQELGNIGSTRTNVDDFKIELNTAVTYYSNINSSLLYLTTFAFKDSKDTKLSTQAMAFYEFLEAKELAGLERAIGSAIFSSKELDVNLKSKFISLIAMQKTYLNEFHNFANKKLLSIEKETIDKNIFDEVNKMREIIISDTAGSHTKVKPTYWFQTITKKINLLKQTDDLLSKEILKEAIEKKSAGLNNFILYVVIVLIIVLIITFLGVYISKTIKDAVLKIREGIKEFFDFMNRKANIVNEIDIKSKNEFGEIASFINASIKSLQKELDADTKCAGEAILVLHKLQEGYLNYQILSAPTNPQIRTFALTVNRMLVNQQKVMSNILEELEKYTNYNYLSKLSDQNMSGEMKQLIDGINSLGDSITKMLQENKRNGDILTNSSETLSSNVSHLNTSALSQTASIEETAAAIEETTSSINEISQQATQMQKLSKDTLEFATEGLNLANTTQKSMDEINSATQEILEATSIIDQIAFQTNILSLNAAVEAATAGEAGKGFAVVAGEVRNLATRSAEAAKEIKELVEKANTKAAEGKHSSEKMIEGYSKLNEKINDSSKIISNVADATVEQSKGISQINEAISEIDKLTQENAKVTGETQEIAKKTNEIAKNIIKDTDTKKFLQI